One genomic segment of Arthrobacter sp. zg-Y1110 includes these proteins:
- the fabG gene encoding 3-oxoacyl-ACP reductase FabG, with product MTEAPAQLDQRTAVVTGAGRGIGAAVAMRLAADGHRVAVLDLREEDTAATVEAINNSGGKAVGVGADVADAAAVEQAVGRIAEELGAPTILVNNAGILRDNLLFKMTDTDWDAVMGVHLRGAFLMSRAVQAHQVQQKWGRIINLSSTSALGNRGQVNYAAAKAGIQGFTKTLAIELGRYNVTVNAIAPGFIQTDMTRATAERVGVPFEDFVAHAAKEIPVGRAGNPADIAAAASFFAREEASFVSGQVLYVAGGPKA from the coding sequence ATGACAGAGGCACCAGCACAATTGGACCAGCGCACCGCCGTCGTCACCGGAGCAGGACGCGGGATCGGCGCAGCGGTTGCCATGCGGCTCGCAGCGGACGGACACCGCGTCGCCGTCCTTGACCTGCGGGAGGAGGACACGGCCGCCACCGTGGAGGCCATCAACAACTCCGGGGGCAAGGCCGTGGGCGTAGGCGCCGACGTCGCCGATGCCGCCGCCGTCGAGCAGGCAGTGGGCCGCATCGCCGAGGAACTGGGGGCGCCCACCATTCTGGTCAACAACGCCGGCATCCTCCGGGACAACCTGCTGTTCAAGATGACGGACACGGACTGGGATGCCGTGATGGGCGTGCACCTGCGCGGAGCGTTCCTCATGAGCCGGGCGGTGCAGGCGCACCAGGTGCAGCAGAAATGGGGGCGCATCATCAACCTCTCCAGCACTTCCGCCCTCGGCAACCGGGGCCAGGTGAACTACGCCGCCGCGAAGGCCGGCATCCAGGGCTTCACCAAGACGCTGGCCATCGAACTGGGCCGCTACAACGTCACGGTCAACGCGATTGCCCCCGGTTTCATCCAGACGGACATGACGCGGGCGACGGCGGAACGCGTGGGAGTGCCGTTCGAAGACTTCGTGGCGCATGCGGCGAAGGAGATCCCCGTGGGACGGGCCGGGAACCCGGCGGACATCGCTGCGGCGGCGTCCTTCTTTGCCCGAGAGGAGGCCTCGTTCGTTTCGGGACAGGTGCTCTACGTCGCCGGCGGACCGAAGGCCTAG
- a CDS encoding GlxA family transcriptional regulator, with the protein MLQSVAVIVLDGVAPFEFSVMAEVFGIDRSRRGGGVPAFDFRLCTPDPGLVSTKTGFSITVDAGLEAAAEADLVVMAPGGDYDAMGTDTRVLDVLRDAHQRGAWVMSICTGAFRLAEAGLLDGRRATTHWMYSADLAARYPAVHVDEDVLYVQDGTVITSAGTAAGIDAALHLVRVECGAKTAAAIARDMVVPPHRDGGQAQYIDRAVPGGVGDTLEPVLEWIGEHLAQEHSVKALAARAAMSPRTFARRFRAETGATPAAWINAQRVLYAQELLEDTDLGIEEVARAAGFGQPELLRHHFHRDVGASPAAYRRTFRGGTVRQPR; encoded by the coding sequence ATGCTCCAATCCGTAGCGGTCATAGTCCTGGACGGCGTGGCACCGTTCGAGTTCAGCGTGATGGCAGAGGTGTTCGGCATCGACCGATCCCGCCGCGGCGGGGGAGTGCCCGCCTTTGATTTCCGGCTCTGCACTCCGGACCCCGGCCTGGTGTCCACCAAGACCGGCTTCAGCATCACCGTAGACGCCGGGCTGGAGGCAGCGGCGGAGGCAGACCTCGTAGTGATGGCCCCCGGCGGGGACTACGACGCGATGGGAACGGATACACGGGTCCTGGATGTACTGCGCGACGCCCATCAGCGCGGTGCCTGGGTAATGAGTATCTGTACGGGCGCCTTCCGCCTCGCCGAGGCCGGGCTGCTGGACGGCCGGCGGGCCACCACGCACTGGATGTACTCGGCGGATCTGGCCGCCCGCTATCCGGCCGTCCACGTGGACGAGGATGTGCTGTACGTCCAGGACGGCACCGTCATCACCAGCGCCGGCACCGCGGCCGGGATTGACGCGGCGCTGCATCTGGTCCGCGTTGAATGCGGGGCAAAGACCGCTGCCGCCATTGCCCGCGACATGGTGGTGCCGCCCCATCGGGACGGGGGACAGGCACAGTACATTGACCGCGCCGTGCCGGGCGGTGTCGGCGACACCCTTGAGCCGGTACTGGAATGGATCGGTGAACATCTGGCGCAGGAACATTCCGTCAAGGCGCTGGCAGCACGGGCCGCCATGTCGCCGCGGACCTTCGCCCGCCGCTTCCGGGCCGAAACCGGGGCAACTCCGGCTGCCTGGATCAACGCGCAGCGGGTGCTTTACGCGCAGGAACTGCTGGAAGACACGGACCTCGGCATCGAGGAGGTGGCGCGGGCTGCAGGATTCGGCCAGCCCGAACTGCTGCGCCACCACTTCCACCGGGATGTCGGGGCCAGCCCTGCCGCCTACCGTCGGACCTTCCGGGGCGGAACCGTACGCCAGCCCCGCTGA
- the hrpA gene encoding ATP-dependent RNA helicase HrpA produces MALTISYPEQLPVSERREDIMAAIAANQVTVIAGETGSGKTTQIPKMCLELGLAENGLIGHTQPRRLAARTVAERIASELDVELGEEVGFQVRFTGETGRKTKVKLMTDGILLAEIRHDPKLKKYSTIIIDEAHERSLNIDFILGYLRRLLPARPDLKVIITSATIDPQRFAEHFALNGTPAPIIEVSGRTFPVEIRYRPLNQPADGGSDEDGIEDELEEDRDPVDAVCDAVDELSREAPGDVLVFFSGEREIRDAAEALRSSVSRNPRLANTEILPLFARLSLAEQHKVFSPGRNRRIVLATNVAETSLTVPGIKYVIDTGTARISRYSHRTKVQRLPIERISQASANQRSGRCGRVSDGIAIRLYSQEDFEARPEFTDPEILRTNLAAVILQMAAMGVAKGPKDVADFPFVQPPDSKAINDGAVLLRELGALHPQGGITEVGRKLSQLPVDPRLGRMIVEAGNRGCTKEVMVLTAALTIQDPRERPSKDDPARAQKAAEMHKRFVDENSDFTGFLNLWRYVEEKQKELSSSAFRRLCKNEFLNFLRIREWQDLFAQLRQLAKPLGITLTPEPVDPVGKYREIHMSLLAGLLSHIGLYDQRKREYAGARGTRFAVFPGSALFKKSPDWVMAAELVETSRLWARVAAKFDPLWAEEVAPHLVKRSYSEPHWSKSRGAVMAYEKVTLYGVPVVPQRSINYGRIDPVLSREMFIRHALVEGDWRTHHKFFHRNQALLAEVEELENRVRRRGLRVDDETLFEFYDERVGADVVSERHFDKWWKHARHENPSLLDFDPDALRTDDAEGLDENDFPKSFFYGSFELPLSYEFTPGVPSANDGVTVEVPVLFLNQLTPGPFAWQIPGLRAELITALIKSLPKAVRKNFVPAPDVARSAAAALAADFDPASDELEPSLELVLRRLKGSIIPPGSWNWDAVPDHLRMTFTVVDSAGRVLDEGKDLAALQESLAPATRRAIAESLGATPSTVQPRGPKGKASAAATGNGSIGAGGAGSGSSVAEQTGLTEWNIGTLEKQVQRLVAGHTVTGYPALVDEGSTAGVRIFQSAGEQQAAMRAGVIRLLVLRVPSPAKYVLEHLSNTEKLTFSQNPHGSVAALIEDCTLAAVDKLTPEKLPWTRAEFDALYETVRAELIDTVFTVTAIVEKILASTRRITKALKGTTSLALISALNDIRAQVDALVYPGFVARTGYAQLMHLPRYLAGIERRLEKLPGNVQRDGLSMAVIHRLEDEYDDAVAALAPGRGTPPELAEVRWLIEELRISFFAQELGTARTVSEKRIRTALNSALAPA; encoded by the coding sequence ATGGCACTGACAATTTCCTATCCCGAACAGCTGCCCGTTTCCGAGCGCCGCGAAGACATCATGGCAGCGATTGCCGCCAACCAGGTCACCGTCATCGCGGGCGAAACCGGGTCCGGAAAAACCACGCAGATTCCGAAGATGTGCCTGGAACTGGGCCTGGCCGAGAACGGCCTGATCGGGCACACCCAGCCCCGGCGCCTTGCCGCGCGCACCGTCGCGGAGCGGATCGCTTCCGAGCTCGACGTCGAGCTCGGCGAGGAAGTGGGCTTCCAGGTCCGCTTCACCGGTGAGACCGGCCGGAAAACCAAGGTCAAGCTGATGACCGACGGCATCCTGCTGGCCGAGATCCGCCATGATCCGAAGCTGAAGAAGTACAGCACCATCATCATCGATGAGGCCCACGAGCGCAGCCTGAACATCGACTTCATTCTCGGGTACCTGCGCCGGCTGCTGCCGGCACGCCCTGACCTGAAGGTCATCATCACCTCGGCCACCATCGATCCGCAGCGGTTCGCCGAACACTTCGCCCTCAACGGCACCCCGGCACCCATCATCGAGGTGTCCGGCCGTACCTTCCCCGTGGAGATCCGCTACCGCCCGCTGAACCAGCCGGCGGACGGGGGCAGCGACGAAGACGGCATCGAAGACGAGCTGGAAGAGGACCGGGACCCGGTGGACGCCGTCTGCGACGCCGTCGACGAGCTTTCCCGCGAGGCACCCGGCGACGTCCTGGTGTTCTTCTCGGGCGAGCGGGAAATCCGTGATGCCGCAGAAGCCCTGCGTTCCTCCGTTTCCCGCAATCCCCGGCTGGCCAACACCGAAATCCTGCCGCTCTTCGCCCGGCTTTCCCTTGCCGAGCAGCACAAGGTCTTTTCCCCGGGCCGGAACCGCCGGATTGTCCTGGCCACCAACGTTGCCGAGACCTCCCTGACGGTCCCGGGCATCAAATACGTGATCGACACCGGCACGGCGCGCATCTCGCGCTATTCCCACCGCACCAAGGTCCAGCGGCTTCCGATCGAGCGGATTTCCCAGGCCTCCGCCAACCAGCGGTCAGGCCGCTGCGGCCGCGTTTCCGACGGCATCGCCATCCGGCTGTATTCGCAGGAGGACTTCGAGGCCCGGCCCGAATTCACCGATCCCGAAATCCTGCGCACCAACCTCGCCGCCGTGATCCTGCAGATGGCCGCCATGGGCGTGGCCAAGGGACCCAAGGACGTTGCCGACTTCCCGTTCGTCCAGCCTCCGGACTCCAAGGCAATCAACGACGGCGCCGTGCTGCTGCGCGAACTCGGGGCGCTGCACCCCCAGGGCGGCATCACCGAGGTGGGCCGCAAGCTCTCCCAGCTTCCGGTGGACCCCCGCCTGGGCCGGATGATTGTCGAAGCGGGCAACCGCGGCTGCACCAAGGAAGTCATGGTGCTCACTGCCGCCCTGACCATCCAGGATCCCCGCGAGCGCCCCTCCAAGGATGATCCCGCCCGGGCCCAGAAGGCCGCCGAAATGCACAAGCGGTTCGTGGACGAGAACTCCGACTTCACCGGCTTCCTGAACCTGTGGCGCTATGTGGAGGAAAAGCAGAAGGAGCTCTCCTCCTCGGCCTTCCGCCGCCTGTGCAAAAACGAGTTCCTGAACTTCCTGCGCATCCGTGAATGGCAGGACCTCTTTGCCCAGCTGCGGCAGCTGGCCAAGCCGCTGGGAATCACGCTCACCCCGGAGCCGGTGGACCCGGTCGGCAAGTACCGGGAGATCCACATGTCCCTGCTGGCCGGCCTGCTCAGCCACATCGGCCTCTACGACCAGCGCAAGCGCGAATACGCCGGTGCACGCGGTACCCGGTTCGCGGTCTTCCCGGGCTCTGCGTTGTTCAAGAAGTCCCCGGACTGGGTGATGGCCGCCGAACTCGTGGAAACCTCGCGCCTGTGGGCACGGGTGGCGGCGAAGTTCGATCCGCTGTGGGCCGAGGAAGTGGCCCCGCACCTGGTCAAGCGCAGCTACAGCGAACCGCACTGGTCCAAGAGCCGCGGAGCCGTGATGGCCTATGAGAAGGTCACCCTCTACGGCGTACCGGTGGTTCCGCAGCGGAGCATCAACTACGGCCGCATCGACCCGGTGCTCTCCCGCGAAATGTTCATCCGCCATGCCCTGGTCGAGGGCGACTGGCGCACGCACCACAAGTTCTTCCACCGCAACCAGGCGCTGCTGGCCGAGGTGGAGGAGCTGGAGAACCGGGTCAGGCGCCGCGGGCTGCGCGTGGACGATGAAACCCTCTTCGAGTTCTACGACGAGCGGGTGGGCGCCGACGTCGTCTCCGAGCGGCACTTCGACAAGTGGTGGAAGCACGCGCGGCACGAAAACCCGTCCCTGCTGGACTTCGACCCGGACGCGCTGCGGACCGACGATGCCGAGGGCCTCGACGAGAACGACTTCCCGAAGTCCTTCTTCTACGGGTCCTTCGAACTCCCGCTCTCCTACGAATTCACCCCCGGCGTCCCCTCGGCCAACGACGGCGTGACCGTCGAGGTGCCCGTATTGTTCCTGAACCAGCTCACCCCGGGGCCGTTTGCCTGGCAGATCCCGGGCCTCCGCGCGGAGCTGATTACGGCCCTGATCAAGTCCCTGCCCAAGGCGGTGCGGAAGAACTTCGTTCCGGCGCCCGACGTCGCCCGCTCGGCTGCTGCTGCGCTGGCTGCGGATTTCGACCCGGCATCGGACGAGCTGGAACCGTCCCTGGAGCTGGTGCTGCGCCGGTTGAAGGGTTCCATCATTCCCCCGGGGTCCTGGAACTGGGATGCCGTGCCGGACCACCTGCGGATGACGTTCACCGTGGTGGATTCCGCCGGACGGGTGCTGGACGAAGGCAAGGACCTGGCGGCGCTGCAGGAGTCCCTGGCCCCGGCCACGCGCCGCGCCATTGCCGAATCCCTCGGCGCCACCCCGTCCACCGTGCAGCCGCGCGGGCCCAAGGGCAAGGCCTCAGCTGCCGCAACCGGCAACGGTTCCATCGGCGCCGGCGGCGCTGGTTCCGGTTCCTCCGTAGCGGAGCAGACCGGCCTCACCGAGTGGAACATCGGCACCTTGGAGAAGCAGGTCCAGCGGCTCGTGGCCGGCCACACCGTGACCGGCTACCCTGCGCTGGTGGACGAGGGCAGCACCGCCGGGGTGCGGATCTTCCAGAGTGCCGGCGAGCAGCAGGCCGCTATGCGTGCCGGCGTCATCCGGCTGCTGGTGCTGCGCGTTCCCAGCCCGGCCAAGTATGTGCTGGAGCACCTGAGCAACACCGAAAAGCTGACCTTCAGCCAGAACCCGCACGGCAGTGTGGCTGCGCTCATCGAGGACTGCACGCTGGCCGCGGTGGACAAGCTCACGCCGGAGAAACTCCCGTGGACGCGGGCCGAGTTCGACGCCCTGTACGAAACAGTGCGGGCCGAACTGATCGACACCGTCTTCACCGTCACGGCGATCGTGGAGAAGATCCTGGCCAGCACCCGGCGGATCACCAAGGCGCTCAAGGGCACCACCTCGCTGGCGCTGATCAGTGCCCTGAATGACATCAGGGCGCAGGTGGATGCCCTGGTGTACCCCGGTTTCGTGGCCCGCACCGGCTATGCGCAGCTGATGCACCTGCCCCGGTACCTGGCCGGTATTGAACGGCGGCTGGAGAAGCTTCCGGGCAACGTACAGCGGGACGGCCTGTCCATGGCCGTGATCCACCGCCTCGAGGACGAGTACGACGACGCCGTGGCGGCGCTTGCGCCCGGCCGCGGCACTCCCCCGGAACTCGCGGAGGTCCGCTGGTTGATCGAGGAGCTGCGGATCAGCTTCTTTGCACAGGAACTGGGAACGGCCCGGACCGTTTCGGAGAAACGGATCCGGACCGCACTGAACTCAGCGCTGGCTCCGGCCTAG
- a CDS encoding YafY family protein, giving the protein MLETSARLLQLLSLLQLRREWTGAALAERLSITERTVRRDIGKLRTLGYPISASPGIAGGYQLGAGAQLPPLLLDDDEALAVALGLAAVATGPVTGIGEASVRALAKLEQVLPGRLRPKFSALRESVSTLAGPPGGVDPVILTAFSAGITEHRVLSFRYTAADGGSGRRIVEPYRLVGTGRRWYAVAWDLDRSDWRTFRVDRCTSTPAPRERFAPRPLPARDLAAYVQESITRNPYRYTVVVRLAAPLAAVAERVPPDVASIEADGPGHTIVRGGWDSLDLPLINLTAWGVPFEILDPPEMRERARRAVALLQRAIEIPPTAESGKTVRPSH; this is encoded by the coding sequence ATGTTGGAGACTTCCGCTCGGCTCCTGCAGCTGCTTTCGCTGCTGCAGCTGCGGCGCGAGTGGACCGGGGCAGCGCTCGCGGAACGGTTGTCCATTACCGAACGCACGGTACGCCGGGACATCGGCAAGCTGCGCACCCTCGGGTATCCCATCTCAGCATCCCCGGGCATTGCCGGCGGTTACCAGCTCGGGGCCGGCGCGCAGCTGCCGCCGCTGCTGCTCGACGACGACGAGGCCCTCGCCGTCGCACTCGGGCTTGCCGCCGTGGCAACCGGGCCGGTGACCGGGATCGGGGAAGCCTCGGTCCGGGCACTGGCAAAGCTGGAACAGGTCCTGCCCGGGCGGCTCCGTCCCAAGTTCTCCGCCCTGCGCGAATCCGTTTCCACGTTGGCCGGGCCGCCGGGCGGCGTCGACCCGGTGATTCTCACCGCCTTTTCCGCCGGCATCACCGAGCACCGGGTCCTGAGCTTCCGTTACACCGCGGCCGACGGCGGCTCCGGACGCCGGATCGTGGAACCCTACCGGCTGGTCGGCACAGGCCGGCGCTGGTACGCCGTCGCGTGGGACCTGGACCGCTCCGACTGGCGGACCTTCCGGGTGGACCGCTGCACCAGCACGCCCGCCCCGCGCGAGCGGTTCGCGCCCCGGCCCCTCCCGGCCCGGGACCTCGCCGCGTACGTCCAGGAATCGATTACCCGCAACCCCTACCGCTACACCGTGGTAGTGCGGCTGGCAGCACCATTGGCGGCGGTTGCCGAGCGGGTGCCTCCGGATGTGGCCAGCATCGAAGCGGACGGCCCCGGGCACACCATCGTGCGCGGCGGCTGGGATTCCCTGGACCTGCCCCTGATCAACCTGACCGCCTGGGGTGTGCCCTTCGAAATCCTCGACCCGCCGGAGATGCGCGAGCGGGCCCGCCGCGCAGTCGCCCTGCTGCAGCGCGCCATCGAAATCCCGCCCACGGCGGAATCCGGAAAGACCGTCCGGCCAAGCCACTAG
- a CDS encoding MBL fold metallo-hydrolase, which yields MKMTKFTHSCVRFEQGGHVLVLDPGTFSEVETALQDADAILVTHEHADHLDRPRVLAEMQEQPSLELHAPAGLAALLRSEAPQEVGGRIHDVEPNTSFTVAGFGIQSFGGQHALIHPLIPVVANIGYLVEGRVYHPGDSFVVPNGLRPRTVLVPMHAPWSKAGEVIDFVIATGAERAYPIHDALLNERGLGMVEGHVTRFGKVYGTEFRHLDAGETVDL from the coding sequence ATGAAAATGACGAAGTTCACGCACTCCTGTGTCCGGTTCGAGCAGGGCGGGCACGTCCTGGTGCTGGATCCCGGCACTTTTTCCGAAGTTGAAACAGCGCTGCAGGATGCCGATGCCATCCTGGTGACCCACGAGCATGCGGACCATCTGGACCGCCCGCGGGTGCTTGCCGAGATGCAGGAACAGCCGTCGCTGGAGCTCCATGCCCCGGCGGGTCTCGCTGCACTCCTTCGCAGTGAAGCCCCGCAGGAGGTGGGCGGCCGCATCCACGATGTTGAACCCAACACCAGCTTCACCGTTGCCGGCTTCGGCATCCAGTCCTTCGGCGGCCAGCACGCCCTGATCCATCCGTTGATTCCCGTTGTGGCCAACATCGGCTACCTCGTGGAAGGCCGGGTCTACCACCCGGGGGATTCGTTCGTAGTCCCCAACGGGCTGCGGCCGCGGACCGTGCTGGTGCCGATGCACGCACCCTGGTCCAAGGCGGGGGAGGTCATCGACTTCGTCATCGCCACCGGTGCGGAGCGGGCCTATCCCATCCACGACGCGCTTTTGAATGAGCGGGGGCTGGGGATGGTCGAGGGCCATGTCACCCGGTTCGGCAAGGTTTACGGCACCGAGTTCCGGCATCTGGACGCCGGGGAAACCGTGGACCTGTAA
- a CDS encoding metal ABC transporter ATP-binding protein has product MRLRDAGLSYGDRTLWKNLDLDINAGEFLAVLGPNGSGKTSFLKVLLGLQPLTGGTVTVNGRNVQRGSKDIGYIPQQKSFSPGTPLRGRDLVGLGVDGDRWGLRLRGKPVRRRVDRLLEQVGATSYADEPVGRLSGGELQRLRAAQALATNPDLLLCDEPLLSLDLHHQQAISSLIERRCHDDGAAVVFVTHEINPVIEYVDRVLYLAGGQFRTGTPAEVLRSDVLSEMYGSRVEVLRSHGRIVVLGIPDATTHHHGESEGDLGPA; this is encoded by the coding sequence GTGCGCCTGCGGGACGCAGGCCTGTCCTACGGGGACCGTACCCTGTGGAAGAACCTTGACCTGGACATCAATGCCGGTGAATTCCTCGCCGTCCTCGGCCCCAACGGATCAGGCAAAACGAGTTTCCTGAAGGTCCTGCTGGGCCTGCAGCCGCTCACCGGCGGCACCGTCACCGTCAACGGCCGCAACGTGCAGCGGGGCAGCAAGGACATCGGCTACATCCCGCAGCAGAAGTCCTTCAGTCCCGGCACCCCGCTGCGTGGACGGGACCTGGTGGGACTCGGCGTTGACGGCGACCGATGGGGCCTGCGGCTGCGCGGAAAGCCGGTGCGCCGCCGCGTGGACCGGCTGCTCGAGCAGGTGGGGGCCACGTCCTACGCGGATGAACCCGTGGGACGGCTCTCCGGCGGCGAGCTGCAGCGCCTGCGCGCGGCACAGGCACTGGCCACCAACCCGGATCTGCTGCTCTGCGACGAGCCGCTGCTCTCCCTGGACCTGCACCACCAGCAGGCCATCAGCTCCCTGATCGAACGGCGCTGCCATGACGACGGCGCCGCCGTCGTTTTCGTGACCCACGAAATCAATCCCGTCATCGAGTACGTGGACCGCGTGCTGTACCTGGCCGGCGGACAGTTCCGCACCGGCACTCCCGCCGAAGTCCTGCGCAGCGACGTGCTTTCGGAAATGTACGGCAGCCGCGTCGAAGTCCTGCGCAGCCACGGCAGGATTGTGGTCCTGGGCATCCCGGACGCCACCACCCACCACCACGGAGAAAGCGAGGGCGACCTTGGACCTGCGTAG
- a CDS encoding sulfurtransferase, with the protein MDVLISPQQLHERLGTARPPVLLDVRWVLGAADGEEKYLHEHLPGAVYVDMDTELSAPAVPEEGRHPLPDPAAFAEAARSWGLNDGDTVVVYDDAGGTAAARAWWLLRHAGCKDVFLLDGGLAAWRRSGLPLDSGPVQPKPGTAHLSWGHMPVASRRDVSRVAAEGVLIDARAPERYRGETEPVDPRAGHIPGAVNRPSTDNLTPDGSFRAPGELSRAFEDLGVRPDRPVAAYCGSGIFASHEVAALAQAGITAALYPGSWSQWSNTPGTPAAVGADPGRPENPPEKG; encoded by the coding sequence ATGGATGTCCTGATCTCCCCGCAGCAGCTGCACGAACGCCTCGGCACGGCGCGTCCGCCCGTGCTGCTGGATGTGCGCTGGGTCCTGGGCGCTGCCGACGGCGAGGAAAAGTACCTGCACGAACATCTGCCCGGTGCGGTGTACGTGGATATGGACACCGAACTTTCGGCCCCCGCCGTTCCCGAGGAAGGGCGGCATCCCCTGCCGGATCCCGCTGCCTTCGCCGAGGCCGCCCGCAGCTGGGGCCTGAATGACGGGGACACAGTGGTGGTGTACGACGACGCCGGGGGCACGGCCGCCGCACGCGCCTGGTGGCTGCTGCGGCACGCCGGCTGTAAGGACGTGTTCCTGCTCGACGGCGGCCTCGCGGCCTGGCGCAGGTCAGGACTGCCGCTGGACAGCGGTCCGGTGCAGCCGAAGCCCGGGACGGCGCACCTGTCCTGGGGGCACATGCCGGTGGCTTCCCGCCGGGACGTCAGCCGGGTGGCCGCCGAGGGAGTACTCATCGACGCCCGGGCACCGGAACGTTACCGCGGAGAAACCGAACCGGTGGATCCCCGGGCCGGACATATTCCGGGAGCGGTCAACCGGCCCTCCACCGACAACCTCACTCCGGACGGCAGCTTCCGTGCACCTGGGGAACTGTCCCGCGCCTTCGAAGACCTCGGCGTGCGGCCGGACCGGCCCGTTGCGGCGTACTGCGGTTCGGGGATCTTCGCCTCCCACGAGGTTGCCGCACTGGCGCAGGCCGGCATCACGGCGGCGCTCTACCCGGGCTCCTGGTCACAGTGGTCCAACACCCCCGGCACCCCTGCGGCCGTCGGCGCGGATCCGGGCCGGCCCGAAAACCCGCCGGAAAAGGGGTAG
- a CDS encoding HIT family protein, which translates to MPTLFTRIINGEIPGHFVWKDDDVVAFLSIGPLSDGHTLVVPRAEINKWTDAPAELMRKLTTVAQAIGQSQVAVFGSERAGLSIAGFEVDHLHLHVWPANSLQDFDFSRAESNPDPERMAANAEKLRRGLRDAGHGEFVPAA; encoded by the coding sequence ATGCCTACACTCTTTACCCGGATCATCAACGGCGAGATTCCCGGACATTTCGTCTGGAAGGACGACGACGTCGTCGCGTTCCTCAGCATCGGTCCGCTCAGCGACGGACACACCCTGGTAGTGCCGCGCGCGGAGATCAACAAGTGGACGGACGCACCGGCGGAGCTGATGCGCAAGCTCACCACGGTGGCGCAGGCCATCGGCCAGTCGCAGGTGGCCGTCTTCGGCTCGGAGCGGGCCGGGCTCAGCATTGCCGGCTTCGAGGTGGACCACCTGCACCTGCACGTCTGGCCGGCCAACTCGCTGCAGGACTTCGACTTCAGCCGGGCGGAATCCAACCCGGATCCCGAGCGGATGGCGGCCAACGCGGAAAAGCTGCGCCGGGGCCTGCGCGACGCCGGGCACGGGGAATTCGTTCCCGCAGCCTAG
- a CDS encoding Fur family transcriptional regulator has protein sequence MSPETSRTSKRAPEQRVTRQRLAVGRTLDELDDFVSTQELFRLLQERGERVSLATTYRVLQSMADENLVDVLRGGDGEALYRRCAVEHHHHHLVCRNCGKAVEVEAPEVESWAAGLGAKYGFTEVAHTVEVFGLCPECSARKG, from the coding sequence GTGTCACCCGAGACATCCCGGACATCCAAGCGCGCACCGGAGCAGCGTGTAACCCGCCAGCGCCTGGCAGTGGGCCGCACCCTGGATGAACTCGACGACTTTGTCAGCACCCAGGAACTCTTCCGGCTGTTGCAGGAGCGCGGCGAACGGGTTTCCCTGGCTACTACCTACCGGGTCCTGCAGTCCATGGCGGACGAAAACCTCGTGGACGTGCTGCGGGGCGGCGACGGCGAGGCGCTGTACCGCCGGTGCGCCGTCGAGCACCACCACCATCATCTGGTCTGCCGGAACTGCGGCAAGGCCGTGGAGGTGGAAGCACCTGAGGTGGAGAGCTGGGCCGCGGGCCTGGGCGCCAAGTACGGCTTCACCGAAGTGGCGCACACCGTTGAGGTCTTCGGCCTGTGCCCGGAGTGCAGCGCCCGTAAGGGCTAG
- a CDS encoding metal ABC transporter permease: MDLRSFFDAVFDFSDYGELLPLVSNSIWAAAILGLVGGLIGTFVLMRDLAFAVHGIAELSFAGASFALLIGVNVVVGSLVGSVAAAVLLAVMGLRARDRNSIIGVIMPFGLGLGILFLGLYEGRSANKFGLLTGQIVAVDTVQLNLLAGVAAVVVAALLFIWRPLTFASADPDLAEARGVPVRMLSIVFMFLLGLAVALSIQVVGALLVLSLLITPAAAALLVTSSPRLVVFLSVLFALASSVGGILLALGGRIPISPYVTTVSFAIYLVCRIIRRTRGGHRRRELSANTATAAA; encoded by the coding sequence TTGGACCTGCGTAGTTTCTTCGATGCGGTTTTTGATTTCAGCGATTACGGCGAGCTGCTTCCGCTGGTGAGCAATTCCATCTGGGCCGCGGCGATCCTCGGCCTGGTCGGCGGGCTGATCGGCACCTTCGTCCTGATGCGTGACCTGGCCTTCGCCGTGCACGGCATTGCCGAGCTCTCTTTCGCCGGGGCGTCCTTTGCCCTGCTGATCGGAGTGAACGTGGTGGTCGGTTCGCTGGTCGGATCGGTGGCGGCAGCCGTCCTGCTGGCGGTCATGGGCCTGCGGGCCCGGGACCGGAACTCGATCATCGGCGTCATCATGCCCTTCGGGCTGGGCCTGGGCATCCTGTTCCTTGGCCTCTACGAGGGCCGCTCCGCCAACAAGTTCGGGCTGCTGACGGGCCAGATAGTCGCGGTGGATACCGTGCAGCTGAACCTGCTGGCAGGGGTTGCCGCCGTCGTGGTGGCTGCCCTGCTCTTCATCTGGCGCCCCCTGACCTTCGCCAGCGCGGACCCGGACCTCGCAGAGGCCCGCGGCGTGCCCGTGCGGATGCTGTCGATTGTCTTTATGTTCCTGTTAGGCCTGGCCGTGGCACTGTCCATCCAGGTGGTGGGGGCCCTGCTGGTGCTCTCCCTGCTGATTACTCCCGCGGCGGCAGCCCTGCTCGTGACGTCCTCGCCGCGCCTGGTGGTGTTCCTGAGCGTGCTCTTCGCGCTGGCCTCCTCGGTCGGCGGCATCCTGCTGGCGCTGGGCGGCCGGATTCCAATCAGCCCGTACGTCACCACGGTGTCCTTCGCGATCTACCTGGTCTGCCGGATCATCCGGCGCACGCGCGGCGGGCACCGGCGCCGGGAGCTCAGCGCAAACACGGCTACGGCCGCAGCCTAG